A region from the Sandaracinus amylolyticus genome encodes:
- the thiD gene encoding bifunctional hydroxymethylpyrimidine kinase/phosphomethylpyrimidine kinase gives MRPIALTIAGSDPSGGAGIQADLKTFHQHGVYGTAVITLLTAQSTRGVTRVDVCAPDLVLAQLDTLLDDLAPRAAKTGALGSAAVVRAVADRASRFAFPLVVDPVMISKHGAPLLDEDARGAMAGELMPVAALFTPNAHEASALTGIDVRTRDDARRAARALVERGARAALVKGGHVEGDPVDVLATRDGALIEIGGERIDTPHTHGTGCTYSAAIAAHLAQGATLEDAIRSAKAWLTDALRSAPGIGHGVGPVEHFAAVTAR, from the coding sequence ATGCGGCCGATCGCGCTGACCATCGCCGGCTCCGATCCCTCGGGAGGCGCGGGGATCCAGGCGGATCTCAAGACGTTCCACCAGCACGGCGTGTACGGCACCGCGGTGATCACGCTGCTCACCGCGCAGAGCACGCGAGGTGTGACGCGCGTCGACGTGTGCGCGCCCGACCTCGTCCTCGCACAGCTCGACACCTTGCTCGACGACCTCGCGCCCCGCGCCGCGAAGACGGGCGCGCTGGGCTCGGCGGCGGTGGTGCGCGCGGTCGCGGACCGCGCATCGCGCTTCGCGTTCCCCCTCGTCGTCGACCCCGTGATGATCAGCAAGCACGGCGCGCCGCTGCTCGACGAGGACGCGCGCGGCGCGATGGCGGGCGAGCTCATGCCCGTCGCCGCGCTGTTCACGCCGAACGCACACGAGGCGAGCGCGCTGACCGGCATCGACGTGCGCACCCGAGACGACGCGAGGCGCGCCGCGCGCGCGCTGGTCGAACGAGGCGCGCGCGCCGCGCTGGTCAAGGGAGGCCACGTCGAGGGCGATCCCGTCGACGTGCTCGCGACGCGCGACGGCGCGCTGATCGAGATCGGCGGCGAGCGCATCGACACGCCGCACACCCACGGCACCGGCTGCACGTACTCGGCGGCGATCGCGGCGCACCTCGCGCAGGGCGCGACGCTCGAGGACGCGATCCGCAGCGCGAAGGCGTGGCTCACCGACGCCCTGCGCAGCGCGCCCGGCATCGGCCACGGCGTCGGCCCCGTGGAGCACTTCGCGGCGGTCACCGCGCGCTGA
- a CDS encoding LysM peptidoglycan-binding domain-containing protein encodes MRWVPSIAAVGAALALIALVACGGAEETQPDAGLRPVEAAPVEPTVEAASDEPPAGIDHTVGEGETLWDIARAYGVGVEAIMAANRLRDRDVRRLRRGMVLRIPGASAPVVVETAEQRAAAAAAPLPEIEGAAWHRIAEGETLWDVATLYEVSAAAILERNELDDDAVRLLRPGQPIQVPGITSRDVERAAERAAREAPSRREPRGFRHTVQRGETIWSLAGSFGVSVAEIMAANRLSPDEASSLREGATLYVPGVERDTQGRMRRVLSGAQQRALAAARRLGMGSHQAGSALLHGRVQPTWLREASRGFGRDRLPGSLRWPVANGWFVRGYGSGEGGYHLATDIMGEIGWNVRASAPGVVGYAGDEIPGYGNTVLIVHPGGWVTMYAHNSVNFVVAGERVPAGAIIAEVGSTGISRGPHVHFELIFQGQNCDPAALWRPGIRHRNGSLTPMDPLTWNDVRQRPSGIRCHARMRHPRSRWVIHEEL; translated from the coding sequence ATGCGTTGGGTTCCCTCGATCGCCGCGGTGGGCGCGGCGCTCGCGCTGATCGCGCTCGTGGCGTGTGGTGGCGCGGAAGAGACCCAGCCCGACGCGGGCCTCCGCCCGGTCGAGGCGGCGCCGGTCGAGCCGACCGTCGAGGCCGCGAGCGACGAGCCTCCCGCAGGGATCGATCACACGGTCGGCGAGGGCGAGACGCTCTGGGACATCGCGCGCGCCTACGGCGTCGGCGTCGAGGCGATCATGGCGGCGAACCGTCTGCGCGATCGCGACGTGCGGCGGCTGCGGCGCGGGATGGTGCTGCGGATCCCCGGCGCGAGCGCGCCGGTCGTGGTGGAGACCGCGGAGCAGCGCGCGGCGGCGGCGGCGGCGCCGCTGCCGGAGATCGAGGGCGCCGCGTGGCATCGCATCGCCGAGGGCGAGACGCTGTGGGACGTCGCGACGCTCTACGAGGTGTCGGCCGCGGCGATCCTCGAGCGCAACGAGCTCGACGACGACGCGGTGCGCCTGCTGCGTCCGGGTCAGCCGATCCAGGTGCCGGGCATCACGTCGCGCGACGTGGAGCGCGCGGCCGAGCGCGCCGCACGCGAGGCGCCGTCGCGTCGCGAGCCTCGCGGGTTCCGACACACGGTGCAGCGCGGCGAGACCATCTGGTCGCTCGCGGGATCGTTCGGCGTGAGCGTCGCCGAGATCATGGCGGCGAACCGCCTGTCGCCGGACGAGGCGAGCTCGCTGCGCGAGGGCGCGACGCTCTACGTGCCGGGCGTCGAGCGCGACACCCAGGGGCGCATGCGGCGCGTGCTCAGCGGCGCGCAGCAGCGGGCGCTCGCGGCGGCGCGACGGCTCGGGATGGGCTCGCACCAGGCGGGCAGCGCGCTCCTGCACGGTCGTGTGCAGCCGACGTGGCTGCGCGAGGCGAGCCGCGGGTTCGGGCGCGATCGATTGCCCGGCTCGCTGCGCTGGCCGGTCGCGAACGGGTGGTTCGTGCGCGGCTACGGCTCGGGCGAGGGTGGGTATCACCTCGCGACCGACATCATGGGTGAGATCGGCTGGAACGTGCGCGCGAGCGCGCCCGGCGTGGTCGGCTACGCGGGCGACGAGATCCCCGGCTACGGCAACACCGTGCTGATCGTGCATCCCGGCGGGTGGGTCACGATGTACGCGCACAACTCGGTGAACTTCGTCGTCGCCGGCGAGCGCGTGCCCGCGGGCGCGATCATCGCGGAGGTCGGCTCGACCGGGATCAGCCGCGGCCCGCACGTGCACTTCGAGCTGATCTTCCAGGGGCAGAACTGCGATCCCGCGGCGCTCTGGCGGCCGGGGATCCGCCATCGCAACGGCTCGCTCACGCCGATGGATCCGCTGACGTGGAACGACGTGCGGCAGCGACCGAGCGGCATCCGCTGCCACGCGCGCATGCGTCATCCGCGCTCGCGCTGGGTCATCCACGAAGAGCTGTGA
- a CDS encoding glycosyl hydrolase — translation MNRSAMLAALVSLLATACTGNVMDDGETNDAGLPPLDDGATPTMPRDGATPDAPTTPPPDFVDPDPADLEPGVTCGSYATGPTDVVPVGTQYRAPELEGPLPTHRAWSSVGWDFRNAFPHSNNLYMHPISARAERDGLGVRHLPTPSTTPDGRFYEHILPIPAQLDALRIGVQGLDAPDTRLADHSDWTFTARWSDGTRELRATLGSGLPFAYFRVRGGAARVSINAAFRAGARIVLREGPRLVIEIEGVRYAIFAPSGATWRDGAEGELLADLGGRDHLSLAVLPDHSDDTLALYTEHAYAFVDDTRVRWAYDEARGEVRVRYEAHATAVEPGASDVPLMALMPHHARHTDARVADLFYASPRGRLQVLEGNAFETRVPFRGVLPALPLADRAHDARLRTLLREVDLDAAYPAPSYATGKLLGKYAELLVVAEQLGETAIRDRLLARLRQGLEQWLSPNDGGPSRLRYLDAWATIVPEPADFGAATELNDHHFHWGYLLHAAALVALHDPAWAEAWAGSLLWLVRDATSPLRDDPMFPFLRTFDPWEGHSWASGHAGFAHGNNQESSSESMHYSSSLILFGEATGNRTLRDLGVYLYAVEATSIAEYWLDVHDDVFPDSFDHPVVGIVWGAGGSYSTWWTAEPEAIHGINLLPFHGGSLYLGHHAAHLGRTLDHLVEMNGGPEGTGGGPDDWVDVIWLARAYADPDDAWARYSARADSYPVEAGQTRAHTLHTLATLRDLGRVDATIGASAATAAVFDRGGTRTHVAYHAGCEGTRTVTFGDGTSVEVPARTLIAQRGGSTVATISLGTCTAGPPPTCP, via the coding sequence GTGAACCGCTCCGCGATGCTCGCCGCGCTCGTCTCGCTGCTCGCGACCGCATGCACCGGCAACGTGATGGACGACGGCGAGACGAACGACGCCGGTCTCCCACCGCTCGACGACGGCGCGACCCCGACGATGCCGCGCGACGGCGCGACGCCCGACGCGCCCACCACGCCGCCGCCCGACTTCGTCGATCCCGATCCCGCCGACCTCGAGCCCGGCGTCACCTGCGGCTCGTACGCGACCGGCCCGACCGACGTGGTCCCCGTCGGCACGCAGTACCGGGCGCCCGAGCTCGAGGGCCCGCTCCCCACGCACCGCGCGTGGAGCTCGGTCGGCTGGGACTTCCGCAACGCGTTCCCCCACTCGAACAACCTCTACATGCACCCGATCAGCGCGCGCGCGGAGCGCGACGGGCTCGGCGTGCGCCACCTCCCGACGCCGAGCACCACGCCCGACGGTCGCTTCTACGAGCACATCCTCCCGATCCCCGCGCAGCTCGACGCGCTGCGCATCGGCGTGCAGGGCCTCGACGCGCCCGACACGCGCCTCGCGGACCACAGCGACTGGACGTTCACCGCGCGCTGGAGCGACGGCACGCGCGAGCTGCGCGCGACGCTCGGCTCGGGCCTTCCGTTCGCGTATTTCCGCGTGCGGGGCGGCGCGGCGCGCGTCTCGATCAACGCGGCGTTCCGCGCGGGCGCGCGCATCGTGCTGCGCGAAGGGCCGCGTCTCGTCATCGAGATCGAGGGCGTGCGCTACGCGATCTTCGCGCCGAGCGGCGCGACGTGGCGCGACGGCGCCGAGGGCGAGCTGCTCGCGGATCTCGGCGGTCGTGATCACCTCTCGCTCGCCGTGCTGCCCGATCACAGCGACGACACGCTCGCGCTCTACACCGAGCACGCGTACGCGTTCGTCGACGACACGCGCGTGCGCTGGGCCTACGACGAAGCGCGCGGCGAGGTGCGCGTTCGCTACGAGGCGCACGCGACGGCCGTCGAGCCCGGCGCGAGCGACGTGCCGCTGATGGCGCTCATGCCGCACCACGCGCGCCACACGGACGCGCGCGTCGCGGACCTCTTCTACGCGTCCCCGCGCGGTCGCCTCCAGGTGCTCGAGGGCAACGCGTTCGAGACGCGCGTGCCCTTCCGCGGCGTGCTGCCCGCGCTGCCGCTCGCCGATCGCGCGCACGACGCACGCCTGCGCACGCTGCTGCGCGAGGTCGATCTCGACGCCGCATACCCCGCGCCCTCGTACGCGACCGGCAAGCTGCTCGGGAAGTACGCCGAGCTCCTCGTCGTCGCGGAGCAGCTCGGCGAGACCGCGATCCGCGATCGCCTGCTCGCGCGCCTGCGCCAGGGCCTCGAGCAGTGGCTCTCGCCGAACGACGGTGGGCCCTCGCGCCTGCGCTATCTCGACGCGTGGGCGACGATCGTCCCCGAGCCCGCCGACTTCGGCGCGGCGACCGAGCTCAACGACCACCACTTCCACTGGGGCTACCTGCTGCACGCGGCGGCGCTCGTCGCGCTGCACGATCCCGCGTGGGCCGAGGCGTGGGCCGGCTCGCTGCTCTGGCTCGTGCGCGACGCGACGAGCCCGCTGCGCGACGATCCGATGTTCCCGTTCCTGCGCACGTTCGACCCGTGGGAGGGCCACTCGTGGGCGAGCGGTCACGCGGGCTTCGCGCACGGCAACAACCAGGAGAGCTCCAGCGAGTCGATGCACTACTCGAGCTCGCTGATCCTCTTCGGCGAAGCGACCGGCAACCGCACGCTGCGTGACCTCGGCGTGTACCTCTACGCGGTCGAGGCGACGTCGATCGCGGAGTACTGGCTCGACGTGCACGACGACGTGTTCCCCGACTCGTTCGATCACCCGGTGGTCGGCATCGTGTGGGGCGCGGGCGGCAGCTACTCGACGTGGTGGACCGCGGAGCCCGAGGCGATCCACGGGATCAACCTGCTGCCCTTCCACGGCGGCTCGCTCTACCTCGGTCACCACGCGGCGCACCTCGGTCGCACGCTCGATCACCTCGTCGAGATGAACGGCGGGCCCGAGGGCACCGGCGGCGGCCCGGACGACTGGGTCGACGTCATCTGGCTCGCGCGCGCGTACGCCGATCCCGACGACGCGTGGGCGCGCTACTCGGCGCGCGCCGACAGCTATCCCGTCGAAGCCGGACAGACCCGCGCGCACACGCTCCACACGCTCGCGACGCTGCGCGATCTCGGTCGCGTCGACGCGACCATCGGCGCGAGCGCGGCGACCGCCGCGGTGTTCGATCGCGGCGGGACGCGCACCCACGTCGCCTATCACGCGGGCTGCGAGGGCACGCGCACCGTCACGTTCGGCGACGGCACGAGCGTCGAGGTCCCGGCGCGCACGCTGATCGCGCAGCGCGGCGGATCGACGGTCGCGACGATCTCGCTCGGCACGTGCACGGCGGGCCCGCCGCCGACCTGCCCGTGA
- a CDS encoding c-type cytochrome, which yields MPKSLAVLVVVVLVGCEGALVSPGDPPIARDGGIAPSVDGGSTPTPIDPRDPIALPYPESILCPPVIESEGALSASFGERCAGCHGARGEGGAEFPSLREVATLDAFVAAVRTGPEAMPSFAASEVSDEVLARDYAVLRGGSITSSGDPRCGAGYDPTRARSDAELDAVIARGMQAFRARGPRGSCAGCHAPDAIDLAAIGYSDATILRRASPHVSEDDARAIVALVHAQRERHAIARPLHPDRFRPLQPGFEPLAPSTTPTPGLDSDRRDTAFMESLRDEHELRILGAPITSVDDARAAAEQLASIDLRTLRVGVLADRWTEDGFHGEDRRVITEWIPGIAREPREGMEDEWYALIDAYLAEPTPARFWAWYDRVDALSEPWDADGIVEGTPLANELMRRKYLSVQLVSHMLRARATTPLDPWGGARGAARVPLRARAIARNPFWIVGDAVRQNPLHCDTPSPCMILPPEVDATLIEGDGARMEQSEQLARGWFWIGWQYDPAIIATEDARATITGDYFLARLLPRHKVHHAFLVARLMVEKARVDEGAWMHAEGIALAGHGRWASPRPFVITKHVETSFHQPPESDPRSAPRARMLANTARMALLMVRDELARTGTIYRRDETLAGVRDMRVWLDRAERGEDHATFDAVLADVERLAAGATDLDDGFSDY from the coding sequence ATGCCGAAGTCGCTGGCGGTGCTCGTGGTGGTCGTGCTCGTCGGGTGCGAGGGCGCGCTGGTGTCGCCGGGCGATCCACCGATCGCGCGCGACGGTGGCATCGCGCCGAGCGTCGATGGAGGCTCGACGCCGACGCCGATCGATCCGCGCGATCCGATCGCGCTGCCGTACCCCGAGTCGATCCTGTGTCCTCCGGTGATCGAGTCCGAGGGGGCGCTCTCCGCGTCGTTCGGCGAGCGCTGCGCGGGGTGCCACGGCGCGCGCGGGGAGGGCGGCGCCGAGTTCCCGTCGCTGCGCGAGGTCGCGACGCTCGACGCGTTCGTCGCGGCAGTGCGCACCGGGCCCGAGGCGATGCCGAGCTTCGCGGCGAGCGAGGTGAGCGACGAGGTGCTCGCGCGCGACTACGCGGTGCTGCGTGGTGGATCGATCACGAGCAGCGGCGATCCGCGATGTGGCGCGGGCTACGACCCGACGCGCGCGCGCAGCGACGCCGAGCTCGACGCGGTGATCGCGCGCGGCATGCAGGCGTTCCGAGCCCGCGGTCCGCGCGGCAGCTGCGCGGGATGCCACGCGCCCGACGCGATCGACCTCGCGGCGATCGGGTACTCCGACGCGACGATCCTCCGCCGCGCGTCGCCGCACGTCAGCGAGGACGACGCGCGCGCGATCGTCGCGCTCGTCCACGCGCAGCGCGAGCGACACGCGATCGCGCGACCGCTGCACCCGGATCGCTTCCGCCCGCTGCAGCCCGGCTTCGAGCCGCTCGCGCCGAGCACGACGCCGACGCCGGGGCTCGATTCGGATCGCCGCGACACCGCGTTCATGGAGTCGCTGCGCGACGAGCACGAGCTCCGCATCCTCGGCGCGCCGATCACGAGCGTCGACGACGCGCGCGCCGCGGCCGAGCAGCTCGCGTCGATCGATCTGCGCACGCTGCGCGTCGGCGTGCTCGCGGATCGCTGGACCGAGGACGGCTTCCACGGAGAGGACCGTCGCGTCATCACCGAGTGGATCCCGGGCATCGCGCGCGAGCCGCGCGAGGGCATGGAGGACGAGTGGTACGCGCTGATCGATGCGTACCTCGCGGAGCCGACGCCCGCGCGCTTCTGGGCCTGGTACGACCGCGTCGACGCGCTGAGCGAGCCGTGGGACGCGGACGGCATCGTCGAGGGCACGCCGCTCGCGAACGAGCTGATGCGCCGCAAGTACCTCTCGGTGCAGCTCGTCTCGCACATGCTCCGCGCGCGAGCGACCACGCCGCTCGATCCGTGGGGAGGCGCGCGAGGCGCGGCGCGCGTGCCGCTGCGCGCACGGGCGATCGCGCGCAACCCGTTCTGGATCGTCGGGGACGCGGTCCGGCAGAACCCGCTGCACTGCGACACCCCTTCGCCCTGCATGATCCTGCCGCCCGAGGTCGACGCGACGCTGATCGAAGGCGACGGCGCGCGCATGGAGCAGAGCGAGCAGCTCGCGCGCGGCTGGTTCTGGATCGGCTGGCAGTACGACCCCGCGATCATCGCGACCGAGGACGCGCGCGCGACGATCACCGGCGACTACTTCCTCGCGCGTCTGCTGCCGCGTCACAAGGTCCACCACGCGTTCCTCGTCGCGCGGCTGATGGTCGAGAAGGCGCGCGTCGACGAGGGCGCGTGGATGCACGCCGAGGGCATCGCGCTCGCGGGGCACGGACGATGGGCGAGCCCGCGCCCGTTCGTGATCACGAAGCACGTGGAGACGAGCTTCCACCAGCCGCCCGAGAGCGATCCGCGGTCCGCGCCGCGCGCGCGCATGCTCGCGAACACCGCGCGCATGGCGCTGCTGATGGTGCGCGACGAGCTCGCGCGCACCGGGACGATCTACCGGCGCGACGAGACGCTCGCGGGCGTGCGCGACATGCGGGTGTGGCTCGACCGCGCGGAGCGGGGCGAGGACCACGCGACGTTCGACGCGGTGCTCGCGGATGTCGAGCGGCTCGCCGCGGGCGCGACCGATCTCGACGACGGCTTCTCCGACTACTGA
- a CDS encoding serine/threonine-protein kinase: MLQPSDTLGSYTVLAHLRTGGMASLYLARRRGAAGFRKLVAIKVVRAGLSESSAMIRMFVHEARIAAHLAHPNVVHVEELGESAGLFYLVMEYVHGCSLSQLLRTLSKRERRLSVRAAVAIAMRAAEGLAAVHDARDEAGRALDIVHRDVSPQNVLISVQGHVKLIDFGVAKTRLGDAESSAGIKGKIAYMAPEQARAEDVDARADQYALGVMLWEMLTGRRMLASAGDLEMLKAAADPKVESPRTYATAVSPALEAVVMRALARDREGRFASVREMRRALAAAVPEALAVESEAIAELVQSAVGDDLARVIAELPDEATRALAGEGARGPRSVDEVLATLTAPASASHVSVASESTSARRVGGRVALALVAVAIGAAAGTWFASEPERVVESAPPVVSAVEAPLPDAIAPPVVVEAITPADAGVAQIVVAPDAIEDTTPRARRTRRRRATTPAREREDDTPRAPSVVHGTPILTDLP; this comes from the coding sequence GTGCTCCAGCCGTCCGACACGCTCGGGAGCTACACGGTCCTCGCGCATCTGCGCACGGGCGGGATGGCCTCGCTCTACCTCGCGCGCCGTCGCGGTGCGGCGGGCTTCCGCAAGCTCGTCGCGATCAAGGTGGTGCGCGCGGGCCTCTCCGAGAGCTCCGCGATGATCCGGATGTTCGTGCACGAGGCGCGCATCGCGGCGCACCTCGCGCACCCGAACGTCGTGCACGTCGAGGAGCTCGGCGAGAGCGCGGGGCTCTTCTATCTCGTCATGGAGTACGTGCACGGCTGCTCGCTGTCGCAGCTGCTGCGCACGCTGAGCAAGCGCGAGCGACGCCTCTCGGTGCGCGCCGCGGTCGCGATCGCGATGCGGGCCGCGGAAGGGCTCGCCGCGGTGCACGACGCGCGCGACGAGGCGGGCCGCGCGCTCGACATCGTGCATCGCGACGTGAGCCCGCAGAACGTGCTGATCTCGGTGCAGGGCCACGTGAAGCTGATCGACTTCGGCGTGGCGAAGACGCGCCTCGGCGACGCGGAGAGCAGCGCCGGAATCAAGGGCAAGATCGCGTACATGGCGCCGGAGCAGGCGCGCGCCGAGGACGTCGATGCGCGCGCCGATCAGTACGCGCTCGGCGTGATGCTCTGGGAGATGCTGACCGGCCGGCGGATGCTCGCCTCGGCGGGCGATCTCGAGATGCTGAAGGCGGCCGCCGATCCGAAGGTCGAGTCGCCGCGCACGTACGCGACGGCGGTCTCGCCGGCGCTCGAGGCGGTCGTGATGCGCGCGCTGGCGCGGGATCGCGAGGGGCGGTTCGCATCCGTGCGCGAGATGCGGCGCGCGCTCGCGGCGGCGGTGCCCGAGGCGCTCGCAGTCGAGAGCGAAGCGATCGCAGAGCTGGTGCAGAGCGCGGTCGGCGACGACCTCGCGCGTGTGATCGCGGAGCTTCCCGACGAAGCGACGCGCGCGCTCGCGGGGGAAGGCGCGCGCGGTCCGCGCTCGGTCGACGAGGTGCTCGCGACGCTCACCGCGCCGGCGAGCGCGAGCCACGTGTCGGTGGCGAGCGAGAGCACGTCGGCGCGGCGCGTCGGCGGGCGCGTGGCGCTCGCGCTCGTCGCGGTCGCGATCGGCGCAGCGGCAGGGACGTGGTTCGCGAGCGAGCCCGAGCGCGTCGTGGAGAGCGCGCCGCCCGTCGTGAGCGCGGTCGAGGCGCCACTCCCGGACGCGATCGCGCCGCCGGTGGTGGTCGAGGCCATCACGCCCGCCGACGCTGGCGTCGCGCAGATCGTCGTCGCGCCCGACGCGATCGAGGACACGACGCCGCGCGCACGACGCACCCGCCGCCGACGCGCGACGACGCCCGCGCGCGAGCGCGAGGACGACACACCGCGCGCGCCCTCGGTCGTGCACGGCACGCCGATCCTCACCGATCTCCCGTGA
- a CDS encoding RCC1 domain-containing protein: protein MRRVALAMLALLAACSEPRSYLVVVIDAEPALRAEVDAIEVAIRGSTEQRPVERIDPAIDPLPLTIGLEAQGALTPVIVEARALGGATARVTRRVRTGFVRGEIRTVHVRLEHACLDEPCDAMRTCIAGTCVDDAIPPASLPPWTGTIDDAGTPQDVDASAPFDAAMPLDASSEDASTADARTEDDAGPPPLEPIPGPIAAGQDHTCAVKDARLWCWGGSDEGQAGAANGTAAVELDITRVAGVCAGMRFTCAWTLEGEAWCVGLMNGATGPVFRSASKRPLMLPAGTRARMMACGYDHACALLDDGRVTCAGRGTEGQLGDGLSLDAPPSAPVIASLDAAAVRIGAGEGQTCAHLEDRRVVCWGDNDLLRAGGPMSFAEIATPRDVDSMPVELASTGALAGGGGHTCAVAGGQLYCWGANTHGERGCLPTSPRAVATAVPGATTGASEVALGLDHTCVILGGAVHCSGDDFYGQTGRDPAGGTTDCTMVAVTQLAGETATHVAAGRFHACAILAGGDVACWGHNQRGQLGAGGADGWIVRRSRLP, encoded by the coding sequence ATGAGGCGCGTCGCGCTCGCGATGCTCGCGCTGCTCGCGGCGTGCAGCGAGCCGCGCTCGTACCTCGTCGTGGTGATCGATGCCGAGCCCGCGTTGCGCGCGGAGGTCGACGCGATCGAGGTCGCGATCCGTGGCTCGACCGAGCAGCGCCCGGTCGAGCGCATCGATCCGGCGATCGACCCGCTGCCGCTCACGATCGGGCTGGAGGCGCAAGGCGCGCTGACGCCCGTGATCGTCGAAGCCCGCGCGCTCGGCGGCGCGACCGCGAGGGTCACGCGCCGGGTGCGCACCGGGTTCGTGCGCGGCGAGATCCGCACCGTCCACGTGCGTCTCGAGCACGCGTGCCTCGACGAGCCGTGCGACGCGATGCGCACGTGCATCGCTGGGACGTGCGTCGACGACGCCATCCCGCCCGCTTCGCTCCCGCCGTGGACCGGCACGATCGACGACGCGGGCACGCCCCAGGACGTCGACGCGAGCGCGCCCTTCGACGCTGCGATGCCGCTCGACGCCTCCAGCGAGGACGCGAGCACTGCAGACGCGCGCACCGAGGACGACGCGGGCCCGCCGCCGCTCGAGCCGATCCCGGGCCCGATCGCGGCAGGCCAGGACCACACGTGCGCCGTGAAGGACGCGCGGCTGTGGTGCTGGGGCGGCTCCGACGAAGGCCAAGCGGGCGCGGCGAACGGCACCGCGGCGGTCGAGCTCGACATCACGCGCGTCGCCGGCGTCTGCGCGGGCATGCGCTTCACGTGCGCGTGGACGCTCGAGGGCGAGGCGTGGTGCGTGGGACTGATGAACGGCGCGACGGGGCCCGTGTTCCGCAGCGCGAGCAAGAGACCGCTGATGCTGCCCGCCGGCACGCGCGCGCGCATGATGGCGTGCGGCTACGACCACGCGTGCGCGCTGCTCGACGACGGGCGCGTGACGTGCGCCGGTCGCGGCACCGAAGGGCAGCTCGGCGACGGGCTCTCGCTCGACGCACCGCCGAGCGCACCGGTGATCGCATCGCTCGACGCCGCGGCGGTGCGCATCGGAGCGGGCGAAGGACAGACCTGCGCGCACCTCGAGGATCGCCGCGTCGTGTGCTGGGGCGACAACGATCTGCTGCGCGCCGGAGGGCCGATGTCGTTCGCCGAGATCGCGACGCCGCGCGACGTCGACTCGATGCCCGTCGAGCTCGCGAGCACGGGCGCGCTCGCGGGCGGCGGAGGCCACACCTGCGCCGTCGCGGGCGGACAGCTCTACTGCTGGGGCGCGAACACGCACGGCGAGCGCGGGTGTCTCCCGACGAGCCCCCGCGCGGTCGCGACCGCAGTGCCGGGCGCGACGACCGGCGCGTCCGAGGTCGCGCTCGGGCTGGATCACACCTGCGTGATCCTCGGCGGCGCGGTGCACTGCTCGGGCGACGACTTCTACGGACAGACGGGGCGCGATCCCGCGGGCGGCACGACCGACTGCACGATGGTCGCGGTCACGCAGCTCGCCGGAGAGACGGCCACCCACGTCGCCGCCGGGCGCTTCCATGCGTGCGCGATCCTCGCGGGCGGCGACGTCGCGTGCTGGGGCCACAACCAGCGCGGGCAGCTCGGCGCCGGCGGCGCGGACGGCTGGATCGTGCGGCGCTCGCGCCTGCCGTGA
- a CDS encoding tetratricopeptide repeat protein, whose protein sequence is MRLLPLALAAAIVIVSFPARAQVGHVRERFREGVAAAEAGRWEAALEAFEEVYALHPAPAVLFNLAGALAQNGRLREAADAYRRFERDTPDPSLRAAAERERSAVEARLAFVDVHAEGMQPGDRLALDGDVLGTHARYEALPLDPGEHEVEVRRGERRVASERVVIGEGERREIVVVVAPPEALVVEPVREEPRGEQWFESPVLWTIVGVVIVGAAVGVGVGLATSAPQGPDAPLTDRGPLGVR, encoded by the coding sequence GTGAGGCTGCTCCCGCTCGCGCTCGCGGCGGCGATCGTGATCGTGTCGTTCCCAGCGCGCGCGCAGGTCGGTCACGTGCGCGAGCGCTTCCGCGAGGGCGTGGCCGCCGCGGAAGCAGGCCGCTGGGAGGCCGCGCTCGAGGCGTTCGAAGAGGTGTACGCGCTGCACCCCGCGCCCGCGGTGCTGTTCAACCTCGCGGGGGCGCTCGCGCAGAACGGACGGCTGCGCGAAGCGGCCGACGCGTATCGGCGCTTCGAGCGCGACACGCCGGACCCATCGCTGCGCGCCGCCGCGGAGCGTGAGCGCAGCGCGGTGGAGGCGCGTCTCGCGTTCGTCGACGTGCACGCCGAGGGCATGCAGCCCGGCGATCGTCTCGCGCTCGACGGCGACGTGCTCGGCACGCACGCGCGCTACGAGGCGCTGCCGCTCGATCCCGGCGAGCACGAGGTCGAGGTGCGCCGCGGCGAGCGCCGCGTCGCGAGCGAGCGCGTGGTGATCGGCGAGGGCGAGCGGCGCGAGATCGTCGTGGTCGTCGCGCCACCCGAGGCGCTGGTGGTGGAGCCGGTGCGCGAGGAGCCACGCGGCGAGCAGTGGTTCGAGTCGCCGGTGCTCTGGACGATCGTCGGCGTCGTGATCGTCGGCGCGGCTGTCGGCGTCGGCGTCGGACTCGCGACGAGCGCGCCGCAGGGACCCGACGCGCCGCTCACGGATCGCGGCCCGCTGGGGGTGCGATGA